Proteins encoded together in one Neobacillus sp. FSL H8-0543 window:
- a CDS encoding cell division protein SepF, giving the protein MKIKSKLKTFFFLDDEYDENNEEIYEKAEPLRPQKQPAKVQNVVSLQSVQKSSSSKVILVEAKSYAEAQDITDDLKNKRAVVVNLQRLSYEEGRQIVDFLSGAVYALGGDIQKIGSSIFLCTPDNVEISGNISELVQDQEFQDTRW; this is encoded by the coding sequence ATGAAAATTAAATCAAAATTAAAAACATTTTTCTTTTTAGATGATGAATATGATGAGAATAATGAGGAGATTTATGAAAAGGCAGAACCGCTAAGGCCTCAGAAACAACCTGCAAAAGTACAAAATGTTGTAAGCCTTCAGAGTGTACAGAAATCATCATCATCAAAAGTAATTTTGGTTGAAGCGAAATCATATGCCGAGGCACAAGATATTACTGATGATTTAAAAAACAAACGAGCCGTGGTTGTGAATTTGCAACGCTTAAGCTATGAAGAAGGAAGACAAATTGTTGATTTTTTAAGTGGGGCAGTGTATGCATTAGGTGGAGATATTCAAAAAATTGGCTCAAGTATCTTTTTATGCACCCCTGACAATGTTGAAATTTCCGGGAATATTTCTGAATTAGTACAGGATCAAGAATTTCAAGATACGAGGTGGTAA
- a CDS encoding YggT family protein, which yields MDIIFDFLISLINIYKWMMIIYILMSWFPNMRESQIGSVLARACEPFLEPFRRVIPPIGMMDLSPLAAFFVLSFAPAGLRVLQGLIS from the coding sequence ATGGATATCATTTTTGATTTTTTGATTAGTTTAATTAATATCTATAAGTGGATGATGATTATTTATATTTTAATGTCATGGTTTCCGAATATGAGAGAATCACAAATTGGTTCTGTACTTGCAAGGGCATGTGAACCATTCTTAGAACCGTTCAGACGTGTTATTCCGCCTATTGGTATGATGGACCTATCTCCATTGGCAGCATTTTTCGTCTTGTCCTTTGCCCCTGCAGGCTTAAGGGTATTGCAGGGTTTGATTTCTTAA
- a CDS encoding RNA-binding protein, with amino-acid sequence MNIYQHFRPEEREFIDQVLNWKDYVDTAYTPKLTDFLDPREQHILKTIIGENGTIKYQFFGGLSETERKRALIMPEYFSPTLEDFQITLFEINYPTKFVTIEHPKVLGTLMSLGLKRGKFGDILIKGERIQFLVSREINDYIKNNLESIGRATIQLKEARLEEAIIPENSWVDQSVTVSSLRLDTVISGIHNLSRQKSLNFIQQGLVKINWTLTENPSFECYDGDLLSVRGYGRVKILSIEGKTKKEKWRIIVGKQK; translated from the coding sequence ATGAACATCTATCAGCATTTCCGCCCAGAAGAGCGGGAATTTATTGACCAAGTATTGAATTGGAAGGACTATGTTGATACAGCCTATACTCCTAAACTCACCGATTTCTTAGATCCAAGGGAACAGCATATATTGAAAACGATAATCGGTGAAAATGGAACTATAAAATATCAATTCTTTGGAGGACTCTCTGAAACCGAAAGAAAAAGAGCATTGATTATGCCAGAATATTTTAGCCCGACTTTGGAGGATTTTCAGATCACTCTTTTTGAAATAAACTATCCTACAAAATTTGTTACAATTGAACACCCTAAAGTTTTAGGGACTTTGATGTCCTTAGGCTTGAAACGAGGCAAATTTGGCGACATCTTAATAAAGGGTGAAAGAATTCAATTCCTTGTATCGAGGGAAATAAATGATTATATAAAAAATAATCTCGAATCAATTGGCAGAGCAACCATTCAGTTAAAAGAAGCAAGACTAGAAGAGGCAATCATTCCAGAAAATTCTTGGGTTGATCAGAGTGTTACGGTTTCCTCATTAAGATTGGACACCGTTATTTCTGGGATACATAATTTATCACGGCAGAAGTCTTTAAATTTCATCCAACAGGGGCTTGTTAAGATAAACTGGACCTTAACTGAAAACCCATCCTTTGAATGTTATGATGGGGACCTATTGTCTGTCCGCGGTTATGGCAGGGTGAAAATTTTGTCAATTGAAGGAAAGACAAAAAAAGAAAAATGGCGTATTATTGTTGGTAAGCAGAAATAA
- a CDS encoding DivIVA domain-containing protein → MPLTPLDIHNKEFNKGFRGYDEDEVNEFLDQVIKDYELVLREKKEVEERLTDMKERLGHFVNIEETLNKSIVIAQEAGEEVKRNAQREAKLIVKEAEKNADRIINESLSKARKIAMEIEDLKKQSKVFRTRFKMLIEAQLDMIKTDDWDHLLEYEIDAEELKIHQEEDSLT, encoded by the coding sequence ATGCCGTTAACGCCGTTAGATATTCACAATAAAGAATTTAATAAAGGTTTTAGAGGTTACGATGAGGATGAAGTAAATGAATTTCTTGATCAAGTAATAAAAGATTATGAATTAGTGCTTCGTGAAAAGAAAGAAGTGGAAGAGCGCCTAACTGATATGAAGGAGCGTCTTGGACATTTTGTAAATATTGAAGAAACACTAAATAAATCGATTGTGATTGCTCAAGAAGCTGGTGAAGAGGTAAAGCGTAATGCTCAGAGAGAAGCAAAACTAATTGTTAAGGAAGCAGAAAAAAATGCTGACCGAATTATCAATGAATCTTTATCTAAAGCGAGAAAGATTGCTATGGAAATTGAGGACTTAAAGAAACAATCCAAAGTTTTCAGAACACGATTCAAAATGTTGATTGAAGCTCAGCTGGATATGATTAAAACAGATGATTGGGATCATTTATTAGAATATGAAATCGATGCAGAGGAACTAAAAATACATCAAGAAGAAGATTCATTAACTTGA
- the ileS gene encoding isoleucine--tRNA ligase: MEYKDTLLMPKTEFPMRGNLPQREPEIQANWKEWNIYQKVQERTKGRPMFVLHDGPPYANGDIHIGHALNKVLKDFIVRYKSMSGFHAPYVPGWDTHGLPIEQALTNKGVKRKEMTVAEFRQLCTKYALEQIDNQREQFKRIGVRGDWENPYITLKPEYEAQQIKVFGDMAKKGYIYKGLKPVYWSPSSESALAEAEIEYQDKKSASIYVGFKVKEGKGVLDNDTQIIIWTTTPWTIPANLGISVHPDLNYVVVSANGSKYLVAEALLEAVSKEIGWEEVAVVQKLKGMELENIVAAHPLYKRDSLVMLGEHVTTDAGTGCVHTAPGHGEDDFHVGQKYGLDVLCPVDDKGVMTSEAPGFEGLFYDTANKPITQALEEAGALLKMSFITHSYPHDWRTKKPVIFRATAQWFASIKDFRNDLLDAVKETKWIPAWGETRLFNMVRDRGDWCISRQRVWGVPIPVFYAESGVEIITDETIEHVSNLFRQFGSNIWFEREAKDLLPEGFTHPGSPNGTFTKETDIMDVWFDSGSSHQAVLLERDDLVRPADLYLEGSDQYRGWFNSSLSTSVAVTGEAPYKGVLSHGFVLDGEGKKMSKSLGNVVIPEKVMKQLGADILRLWVASVDYQADVRVSDPILKQVAEVYRKIRNTFRFLLGNLADFNPANDLVAYENLREVDQFMLVKLNKLIKSARVSYDNYEFAGIYHAVNNFCTLDLSSFYLDFAKDVLYIEASDNQERRAIQTVLYQSLVALTKIVSPILSHTADEVWKFIPSVEEESVQLTDLPEYQELANSQMLEEKWTSFMKLRNDVLKALEEARNEKVIGKSLTAKVTLYVNEETKTLLDSIQENVKQLFIISAFEVAGTYDQAPENALKLDTAAIVVTKADGETCERCWVVTPEVGKDSDHPTLCPRCAEVVKENYAHLA, translated from the coding sequence ATGGAATATAAAGATACGTTATTAATGCCGAAAACGGAATTTCCGATGCGCGGCAATCTACCGCAAAGAGAGCCTGAGATTCAGGCTAACTGGAAAGAATGGAATATTTATCAAAAAGTACAGGAGCGGACAAAGGGACGTCCAATGTTTGTCCTGCATGATGGTCCCCCATATGCTAACGGTGATATTCACATTGGACACGCGCTCAATAAAGTTTTAAAAGATTTTATTGTACGTTATAAATCAATGAGCGGCTTCCATGCACCATATGTTCCAGGCTGGGATACACATGGTCTTCCGATTGAGCAAGCCTTAACGAATAAGGGTGTAAAAAGAAAAGAAATGACCGTCGCTGAGTTCCGCCAGCTTTGCACCAAGTATGCTCTAGAGCAAATTGATAATCAGCGTGAGCAATTTAAACGGATTGGGGTTCGCGGCGATTGGGAGAATCCATATATCACGCTTAAGCCAGAATATGAAGCACAACAAATCAAAGTTTTTGGTGATATGGCTAAGAAGGGTTATATTTATAAAGGTCTAAAACCTGTATACTGGTCTCCTTCAAGTGAGTCTGCTTTAGCCGAAGCGGAGATTGAATACCAGGATAAAAAGTCTGCGTCGATTTATGTGGGCTTCAAGGTGAAAGAAGGTAAAGGTGTTCTAGATAATGATACACAAATTATCATCTGGACGACTACACCGTGGACAATTCCAGCTAATTTAGGCATTTCCGTTCATCCAGATTTAAACTATGTCGTTGTTTCTGCGAATGGAAGTAAATACTTAGTTGCTGAAGCTCTTTTAGAAGCGGTTTCCAAGGAAATCGGCTGGGAAGAAGTTGCTGTTGTTCAAAAGCTAAAAGGAATGGAATTAGAAAATATTGTTGCAGCACATCCATTATATAAGCGTGATTCTCTAGTTATGTTAGGGGAACATGTAACAACCGATGCTGGTACTGGCTGCGTTCATACGGCTCCTGGCCATGGGGAGGATGACTTCCATGTCGGTCAAAAATACGGTTTAGACGTATTGTGTCCTGTCGATGATAAAGGTGTTATGACAAGTGAAGCACCAGGTTTTGAAGGGTTATTTTATGATACAGCTAACAAACCAATTACCCAAGCATTGGAAGAAGCCGGTGCCCTGCTAAAGATGTCGTTTATTACGCACTCCTATCCGCATGACTGGAGAACAAAGAAGCCTGTTATCTTCCGTGCAACCGCACAGTGGTTCGCATCGATTAAAGACTTCCGGAACGATTTGCTAGATGCTGTTAAAGAAACAAAATGGATCCCAGCATGGGGGGAAACTCGTTTATTTAATATGGTTCGTGATCGCGGCGACTGGTGTATCTCCCGTCAACGTGTATGGGGAGTTCCAATTCCAGTTTTCTATGCTGAAAGCGGTGTGGAAATTATTACCGATGAAACAATTGAACATGTGTCAAACTTATTCCGTCAGTTTGGATCAAATATTTGGTTTGAGCGTGAGGCGAAGGATTTACTTCCTGAAGGGTTCACTCATCCAGGAAGTCCAAATGGCACCTTTACAAAAGAAACAGACATTATGGATGTTTGGTTCGATTCTGGGTCATCCCATCAAGCAGTTCTGTTAGAAAGAGATGACTTAGTTCGACCAGCAGATTTATATTTAGAAGGCTCTGACCAATATCGAGGCTGGTTTAATTCTTCATTATCCACATCTGTGGCTGTTACCGGTGAAGCACCATATAAGGGCGTGTTAAGCCACGGCTTTGTCTTGGATGGTGAAGGGAAAAAGATGAGTAAATCATTAGGAAATGTCGTAATCCCTGAGAAGGTCATGAAACAATTAGGTGCTGATATTTTGCGGCTTTGGGTTGCTTCTGTTGATTATCAGGCAGATGTTCGTGTTTCCGATCCGATTCTAAAGCAAGTGGCAGAGGTTTATCGGAAAATTCGTAATACCTTCCGCTTCTTGTTGGGAAACTTAGCAGATTTTAATCCTGCTAATGACTTGGTTGCTTATGAAAATCTTCGTGAAGTAGATCAATTTATGCTTGTGAAATTGAATAAATTAATTAAATCTGCACGAGTTTCCTATGATAATTATGAGTTTGCCGGAATTTATCACGCGGTTAATAATTTCTGTACGCTGGATTTAAGTTCATTTTATCTTGATTTTGCAAAGGATGTCCTTTATATTGAGGCATCTGACAATCAGGAACGACGTGCAATCCAAACGGTTTTATATCAATCGTTAGTAGCTTTAACGAAGATTGTTTCACCAATTCTTTCACATACTGCTGATGAGGTATGGAAATTTATTCCTTCAGTTGAGGAAGAGAGTGTCCAATTAACCGACCTTCCAGAGTATCAAGAGCTTGCAAATTCTCAGATGTTAGAAGAAAAATGGACTTCATTTATGAAGCTTCGAAACGATGTGTTAAAAGCGCTGGAAGAAGCACGTAATGAAAAGGTTATCGGAAAATCGTTAACAGCTAAAGTAACTTTATATGTGAACGAAGAAACGAAAACACTATTGGATTCTATTCAAGAGAACGTGAAGCAGTTGTTTATCATTTCAGCCTTTGAAGTGGCAGGAACGTATGACCAAGCACCTGAAAATGCGCTTAAGTTAGATACGGCTGCGATTGTTGTGACAAAAGCCGATGGTGAAACCTGTGAAAGATGTTGGGTTGTTACACCTGAAGTTGGAAAAGATTCTGATCATCCAACACTGTGCCCTCGTTGTGCCGAAGTAGTAAAAGAAAACTATGCACATTTAGCTTAA